Proteins from a genomic interval of Rhodothermus marinus:
- the cas6e gene encoding type I-E CRISPR-associated protein Cas6/Cse3/CasE produces the protein MKDNASQGRADPTPFHMVQLWLDVRRLYELGRMLDLFRARRPVSLSYLVHCALGELFQAQAPRPFAVEGENRRGPWVRVLGYADVPWETLQELARGFASPAVYAICGWDRGASKPMPTEIPRGMRLAFSVRVCPVVRKASAGQSPRGRRWQKGQELDVFLDAAWSQPEAVLDREAVYAEWLRRQMARPEKGGARVETVRMTRFSIERMTRRTNGSSRSVTVIQRPDVTLEGVLTVTDSAAFMRMLRRGVGRHTSFGYGMLKLRRA, from the coding sequence ATGAAGGATAATGCAAGCCAGGGACGAGCCGACCCGACGCCTTTTCACATGGTGCAACTCTGGCTCGACGTCCGGCGCCTTTACGAACTGGGCCGGATGCTTGATCTTTTCCGGGCGCGCCGGCCGGTGAGCCTGTCCTACCTGGTGCACTGCGCCCTGGGCGAACTCTTCCAGGCGCAGGCCCCGCGGCCGTTTGCCGTCGAGGGGGAAAATCGGCGGGGACCCTGGGTCCGGGTACTCGGCTATGCGGATGTGCCGTGGGAGACGCTGCAGGAGCTTGCCCGGGGGTTTGCCAGCCCGGCCGTTTATGCCATCTGCGGCTGGGATCGTGGCGCTTCGAAGCCGATGCCCACGGAGATCCCGCGCGGAATGCGGCTGGCCTTCAGCGTACGGGTCTGCCCGGTGGTGCGCAAGGCCTCGGCCGGGCAATCGCCCCGGGGGCGGCGCTGGCAGAAAGGTCAGGAACTGGACGTCTTCCTCGATGCGGCCTGGAGCCAACCCGAGGCTGTGCTGGATCGCGAGGCCGTCTATGCGGAATGGCTTCGCCGTCAGATGGCCCGCCCTGAAAAAGGAGGCGCCCGGGTGGAGACCGTTCGCATGACGCGGTTTTCCATCGAACGAATGACGCGCCGGACGAACGGTTCGTCGCGTTCGGTCACGGTCATCCAGCGTCCGGACGTAACCCTCGAAGGGGTGCTGACCGTCACCGACAGTGCCGCGTTCATGCGAATGCTCCGCCGGGGCGTCGGACGCCACACCAGCTTCGGCTACGGCATGCTCAAGCTCCGCCGGGCCTGA
- the casA gene encoding type I-E CRISPR-associated protein Cse1/CasA: MMRYALLDEPLIRVRFKDKTVRGCTLPEVIVALLRDAVLGFEALQPHQQQAWHSFLVQLVAMAVARITGDAFPKEAARWRQALVELAGGEEAAWYLVVSDLSRPAFMQPPVPEGSLEAARYKADVQTPDQLDVLITAKNHDLKARRIVQPRPEHWLFALVTLQTMEGFLGRGNYGIVRMNGGFGNRPLVGLTRALSPGAHFRRDVQVLLDARLSFADRYDLGGHALLWLLPWDGKKQSGIPLETCDPYFIEVCRRIRFLEENGHIVCWRANTEGPRVAAPKELNGVTGDPWTPVEKSDKPKALTVSDSGFTYRLLQQVFLSGDYEPPVALAFREDEKDGVYLVARTLVRGQGKTGGLHFRIVPVSQAAARWLSGSEERRTKLARRAEQRVRLAADVQRKVLYPALAALLSGGRDARVEWEQVTPWIEAFDRAVDAQFFDRLWASVEQDEETARRDWERFLLTEARRQFAVAEHGMPVASAHHWRARSRAHAIFEARSREVLPYAFNATRSLSTEQEVRS; this comes from the coding sequence ATGATGCGATACGCTCTTCTGGACGAACCCCTGATCCGGGTGCGGTTCAAAGACAAGACGGTGCGGGGCTGTACGTTGCCGGAGGTGATCGTGGCCCTGCTACGCGATGCGGTGCTTGGCTTCGAAGCGCTGCAACCGCACCAGCAGCAGGCCTGGCACAGCTTTCTGGTGCAGCTTGTGGCCATGGCCGTGGCGCGCATCACGGGCGATGCCTTTCCTAAAGAGGCCGCACGCTGGCGACAGGCCCTGGTGGAGCTGGCCGGCGGCGAAGAAGCGGCCTGGTATCTGGTGGTATCCGATCTCAGCCGCCCGGCCTTCATGCAGCCTCCTGTTCCGGAAGGCTCGCTGGAAGCTGCCCGTTATAAGGCCGATGTGCAGACGCCGGACCAGCTCGACGTGCTGATTACGGCAAAAAATCACGACCTGAAGGCCCGGCGCATCGTGCAGCCCCGGCCCGAACACTGGCTGTTCGCGCTGGTGACGCTCCAGACGATGGAAGGCTTTCTGGGCCGGGGCAACTATGGCATTGTGCGCATGAACGGGGGATTCGGCAATCGTCCCCTGGTGGGGCTCACCCGGGCACTTTCGCCGGGCGCCCACTTCCGCCGCGACGTGCAGGTGCTGCTCGACGCCCGCCTGTCGTTTGCCGACCGCTACGACCTCGGGGGGCACGCGCTGCTGTGGTTGCTGCCCTGGGATGGAAAGAAGCAGAGCGGCATCCCACTCGAAACCTGCGATCCATACTTCATCGAAGTGTGTCGTCGGATTCGATTCCTGGAGGAGAACGGGCACATCGTGTGCTGGCGTGCCAACACCGAAGGGCCACGTGTTGCGGCTCCGAAGGAGCTGAACGGCGTCACAGGCGATCCCTGGACGCCCGTGGAAAAGTCGGACAAACCGAAAGCGCTGACCGTAAGCGATAGTGGCTTCACGTACCGGCTGCTCCAGCAGGTCTTCCTGTCCGGCGATTACGAACCGCCTGTAGCGCTTGCCTTCCGGGAAGATGAAAAAGACGGGGTGTACCTGGTGGCCCGTACGCTCGTGCGCGGTCAGGGAAAGACCGGCGGTCTGCACTTTCGGATCGTGCCGGTGTCGCAGGCGGCGGCGCGATGGCTCTCGGGGTCCGAGGAGCGGCGCACGAAGCTGGCCCGCCGGGCCGAACAGCGCGTCCGGTTGGCAGCAGATGTGCAGCGCAAGGTGCTCTATCCGGCGCTGGCCGCGCTGCTGAGCGGTGGACGGGATGCCCGCGTGGAGTGGGAGCAGGTGACGCCCTGGATCGAAGCCTTCGATCGCGCCGTGGATGCGCAGTTCTTCGATCGTCTGTGGGCTTCCGTGGAGCAGGACGAAGAAACTGCCCGTCGCGACTGGGAACGCTTTCTGCTGACCGAAGCCCGGCGTCAGTTCGCGGTGGCCGAGCACGGTATGCCCGTGGCGTCCGCGCATCACTGGCGGGCGCGCAGCCGGGCCCATGCGATCTTCGAGGCCCGATCCCGCGAGGTATTGCCGTATGCCTTCAATGCAACCCGTTCCCTATCAACCGAACAGGAGGTCCGGTCATGA
- the cas1e gene encoding type I-E CRISPR-associated endonuclease Cas1e yields the protein MVFKGRLGLESARVPQADRHGLLWLERGRLSAEDGTLVFTTAGTDRLAAGTYDIPLQQVSNILLGPGTVVSHDALRLLARQQTGLLAVGSGGVRLYAVSMPFGPDRSERARRHARLWADETRRLEVARAMYAIRLGGALPPYIQDLDTLRGIEGARVKESYRQLARQFGIDWRGRRYDRQHPELNDLVNNAINHAAVAVYAAARIAVAVTGTIPQLGFIHEASGHAFALDIADLFRTTVTVPVAFRAVRQFITEGGRDIESVTRTLAGRTLRDEEVIPRMIDYIKELIDGHDDRRDP from the coding sequence ATGGTTTTCAAAGGACGCCTCGGACTCGAATCGGCGCGGGTGCCGCAGGCCGACCGGCACGGACTGCTGTGGCTGGAGCGGGGCCGCCTGAGCGCCGAAGACGGAACGCTGGTGTTCACCACGGCCGGTACCGATCGGCTGGCCGCCGGCACCTACGACATTCCGCTGCAGCAGGTCTCCAACATCCTGCTCGGACCGGGCACCGTCGTCAGCCACGATGCGCTGCGCCTGCTGGCCCGTCAGCAGACCGGGTTGCTGGCGGTCGGCTCCGGTGGGGTACGGCTTTATGCCGTCAGCATGCCGTTTGGCCCCGACCGTTCGGAGCGAGCACGTCGGCATGCCCGTCTCTGGGCCGACGAAACGCGTCGGCTGGAGGTGGCCCGTGCCATGTACGCCATTCGGCTGGGCGGAGCGTTGCCACCGTACATTCAGGATCTGGACACGCTGCGCGGAATCGAAGGGGCACGCGTCAAAGAAAGCTATCGGCAGCTTGCGCGGCAGTTCGGCATTGACTGGCGGGGCCGTCGGTACGATCGCCAGCATCCTGAACTCAACGATCTGGTCAACAACGCGATCAACCATGCAGCCGTTGCCGTTTACGCGGCCGCCCGGATTGCCGTGGCCGTAACCGGCACCATCCCACAGCTCGGCTTCATCCATGAGGCCTCCGGCCATGCCTTTGCGCTGGACATTGCCGATCTGTTTCGAACCACGGTCACCGTACCGGTGGCCTTTCGTGCGGTGCGGCAGTTCATCACGGAGGGCGGGCGCGACATCGAATCGGTGACCCGGACGCTGGCCGGGCGCACGCTGCGGGACGAGGAGGTCATTCCACGCATGATTGACTACATCAAGGAACTGATCGATGGCCATGACGATCGCCGTGACCCGTAA
- the casB gene encoding type I-E CRISPR-associated protein Cse2/CasB, whose translation MKTQIQTEGPSITRGQAVGKAAGLLASEALSSGERAELRRIAFEAPFTAALWKVLFYLRDEGAPVRIGDEADERCWATLLMGMAHCIKLHDYQVPLGRALAEAGWSELRFTQLLRARGPQLAVFLRRMAQYLSAKNQLANWADVADLLFEQEGAKADTVRLRIARDYYARRYQQEREAA comes from the coding sequence ATGAAGACGCAGATCCAGACCGAAGGGCCGTCGATCACGCGCGGCCAGGCCGTTGGTAAGGCGGCTGGATTGCTGGCCTCAGAGGCGCTCTCGTCCGGCGAGCGCGCCGAACTGCGCCGCATCGCTTTTGAGGCGCCGTTCACCGCGGCCCTGTGGAAGGTGCTGTTCTACCTGCGCGACGAAGGAGCGCCCGTGCGTATCGGCGACGAGGCGGACGAACGCTGCTGGGCTACGCTACTCATGGGCATGGCCCATTGCATTAAGCTGCACGACTATCAGGTTCCGCTCGGGCGTGCGCTGGCCGAGGCCGGATGGTCCGAGCTGCGCTTCACGCAGCTCCTTCGCGCCCGGGGACCGCAGCTTGCCGTTTTCCTGCGGAGGATGGCGCAGTACCTCTCGGCCAAAAACCAGCTGGCCAACTGGGCCGACGTGGCCGATCTGCTTTTTGAGCAGGAAGGGGCAAAGGCCGACACCGTCCGGCTGCGCATCGCCCGGGACTACTACGCCCGGCGCTATCAACAGGAACGTGAGGCCGCCTGA
- a CDS encoding heavy metal translocating P-type ATPase, producing the protein MAKIRIELPIILPEIPDERDPCVQRLIEALSAKPGIERVHVLPPENGTPARLCVHYDPEQVRLEDIRRWVRQTGARLTEAYGHLILPVSGIRNVRHAQRLEHQLQHKPGILDVQVSPAGIVRIEYDRQQLTEADIRTLLNRLGLVPRETSLPHPHEKEEEHAHGGVFGERTELIFALLAGFFLVLGWVGATWLGFPPLLSRISYLAAYFFGGYYTVIETLESLKQRRLNIDFLMLAAAAGAAVLGHWAEGAFLLFLFSLGHALEHYAMGRAQRAIRSLSELMPRTALRKENGTLKEVPVEALQVGDVVVVRPGERIPVDGIVMEGQSSVNQAPVTGESIPVDKQPHPQPDAALKQWERLSDTYRVFAGTINGNGTLVILVARRSQDSTIARLVQLVMEAETAKSPTQRFTERFERIFVPAVLAFDVLVFIGGIGLIGWPVELAFYRAMAILVAASPCALAISTPSAILSGIARAAQLGVLVKGGAPLETLALVRAMAFDKTGTLTMGQPQVTDILPTEDSLKERLFETLLAVERLSDHPLAEAVVQYIEQQMTLSSLPDPEEVETIPGHGIRGYMEGERVLIGNLRLFEREQIPVPESLQRQLAALEQDGKTTMLVYRGDRFLGIVALRDNPRPEAPSVIQELRALGIQRMILISGDNQRVAQAIARQVGIEEAWGNLLPEDKVKAIRRLRAETPPVAMVGDGINDAPALAQADVGIAMGAAGSDLALETADIALMANSLTGLPFARALSLKTRRIIQQNLWVSLGMVAILIPAALLGLQLSLAVVFHEGSTLVVVFNALRLLRFTYQPA; encoded by the coding sequence ATGGCCAAGATTCGCATAGAACTCCCCATCATCCTTCCGGAGATCCCGGACGAACGTGACCCCTGTGTACAGCGGCTCATCGAAGCCCTTTCTGCCAAACCGGGTATTGAGCGGGTGCACGTGCTCCCTCCGGAGAATGGGACACCTGCCCGTCTGTGCGTCCACTACGATCCCGAACAGGTGCGCCTGGAGGATATCCGGCGCTGGGTACGCCAGACAGGCGCCCGCCTCACGGAGGCCTACGGGCATCTCATCCTGCCGGTCTCCGGCATCCGAAACGTACGTCACGCCCAGCGACTGGAACACCAGCTCCAACACAAGCCGGGCATCCTGGATGTGCAGGTAAGTCCCGCCGGTATCGTACGGATTGAGTACGATCGCCAACAACTTACCGAAGCGGATATCCGCACCCTGCTCAACCGGTTAGGGCTTGTACCCCGGGAAACATCCCTCCCACACCCGCACGAGAAAGAAGAGGAACATGCCCACGGGGGAGTCTTTGGCGAGCGTACGGAGCTTATCTTTGCCCTTCTTGCAGGCTTCTTCCTGGTATTGGGCTGGGTAGGCGCCACCTGGCTGGGTTTCCCGCCGCTTCTAAGCCGCATCAGTTACCTTGCCGCCTATTTCTTTGGCGGCTACTACACCGTCATCGAGACCCTGGAGAGCCTGAAACAGCGGCGGCTGAACATTGACTTTCTCATGCTGGCCGCCGCTGCCGGAGCCGCCGTGCTGGGCCACTGGGCCGAGGGTGCCTTTCTTCTTTTCCTGTTCAGTCTGGGCCATGCCCTGGAACATTACGCCATGGGGCGCGCCCAGCGGGCCATTCGTTCCCTGAGCGAACTCATGCCCCGTACGGCGCTACGCAAGGAAAACGGCACCCTGAAAGAAGTCCCCGTCGAAGCCCTGCAGGTGGGGGATGTGGTCGTGGTACGCCCCGGAGAACGCATCCCCGTCGACGGCATCGTGATGGAAGGTCAGAGTAGCGTCAACCAGGCCCCGGTGACCGGGGAAAGCATTCCGGTAGACAAACAGCCGCACCCCCAGCCCGATGCCGCGCTCAAGCAGTGGGAGCGTCTCTCAGATACCTACCGCGTCTTCGCGGGCACCATTAACGGCAATGGCACGCTGGTAATTCTCGTGGCCCGCAGAAGTCAGGATTCCACCATTGCCCGACTGGTCCAACTGGTTATGGAGGCAGAGACGGCCAAATCGCCCACCCAGCGCTTCACCGAACGTTTTGAGCGTATCTTTGTGCCTGCCGTCCTCGCCTTCGATGTCCTTGTGTTCATTGGAGGCATCGGACTCATCGGCTGGCCGGTGGAGCTGGCATTCTACCGTGCCATGGCCATCCTGGTGGCGGCCAGTCCGTGTGCGCTGGCCATATCCACTCCCAGCGCCATTCTCAGTGGCATTGCCCGGGCGGCTCAGCTTGGCGTCCTGGTCAAAGGAGGCGCACCTCTTGAAACGCTGGCGCTCGTACGGGCCATGGCCTTCGACAAGACAGGCACCCTCACCATGGGCCAACCACAGGTCACCGACATTCTGCCCACCGAGGACTCCCTCAAAGAACGCCTCTTTGAGACCCTGCTGGCCGTGGAACGGCTTTCCGATCACCCGCTGGCTGAGGCGGTCGTACAGTATATTGAGCAGCAGATGACGCTATCTTCCCTTCCGGATCCCGAAGAGGTGGAAACCATCCCCGGACACGGCATCCGCGGATATATGGAAGGAGAGCGGGTACTTATCGGAAACCTTCGCCTGTTTGAGCGCGAGCAGATTCCTGTACCTGAATCCCTGCAACGGCAGCTTGCCGCCCTGGAGCAGGACGGTAAAACCACCATGCTGGTCTACCGGGGAGACCGCTTTCTCGGCATCGTGGCTCTGCGGGACAACCCGCGTCCCGAGGCTCCCTCGGTCATTCAGGAGCTTCGCGCCCTGGGCATTCAGCGGATGATCCTGATCTCGGGAGACAACCAGCGGGTAGCCCAGGCCATTGCCCGGCAGGTCGGCATCGAGGAGGCCTGGGGCAATCTGCTCCCCGAGGATAAGGTAAAGGCCATACGGCGCCTTCGCGCGGAGACTCCACCGGTGGCCATGGTGGGCGACGGCATCAACGATGCCCCGGCGCTCGCGCAGGCCGATGTGGGCATTGCCATGGGGGCGGCAGGCTCCGATCTGGCCCTTGAGACGGCCGACATCGCGCTGATGGCCAACTCCCTGACCGGACTCCCCTTTGCCCGCGCCCTCAGCCTGAAGACGCGGCGCATCATCCAACAGAACCTCTGGGTCAGCCTGGGCATGGTGGCCATCCTCATTCCCGCAGCTTTGCTGGGACTTCAGCTAAGCCTTGCGGTCGTATTTCACGAGGGCTCAACGCTGGTCGTCGTCTTCAATGCCCTTCGTTTGCTTAGATTTACCTACCAACCTGCCTAA
- the cas2e gene encoding type I-E CRISPR-associated endoribonuclease Cas2e, whose protein sequence is MAMTIAVTRNTPGRFRGFLASCMLEIAPGVYVAPRMPRDVRERVWQVLLSWAELIPPDGGVVLLWRNRKAPSGLDMRLLGWPKKELVEYEGLWLAWRGLTAAHDVEELARLVEAEEPPLEAGDPILRLVERPDLDEEEGSSL, encoded by the coding sequence ATGGCCATGACGATCGCCGTGACCCGTAACACGCCTGGCCGCTTTCGGGGCTTTCTGGCTTCCTGCATGCTGGAAATAGCACCGGGCGTGTATGTGGCGCCCCGGATGCCCCGGGATGTGCGTGAGCGGGTCTGGCAGGTCCTGCTGTCCTGGGCCGAGTTGATTCCGCCAGATGGGGGTGTGGTGCTGCTCTGGCGCAATCGCAAAGCGCCTTCTGGTCTGGATATGCGGCTATTGGGCTGGCCCAAAAAGGAGCTGGTGGAGTACGAAGGATTGTGGCTGGCGTGGCGTGGGTTGACGGCGGCGCACGACGTGGAGGAGCTTGCTCGACTGGTGGAGGCCGAGGAGCCGCCGCTTGAGGCGGGAGATCCGATCCTGCGGCTGGTGGAAAGACCGGACCTGGACGAAGAGGAGGGATCGTCTCTCTAA
- the cas5e gene encoding type I-E CRISPR-associated protein Cas5/CasD has protein sequence MMEILLLRFDAPLMSFGAPIVDQYGFIQPYPALSMMTGLLANALGYTHAETARLERLQERLRYAVREDRRGQQLRDFQTVDLSQPFLHDERAWTTRGTLETRQGGTASLGIHIRLRDYWADAVYTVALTLDPPDEPPTLADLEQALRFPARPLFIGRKPCLPAAPLFIGRVEAADLLDALRRAPLDARADRADFYRVWWETGPDDPPPVEGIRENLRRPVTDRRDWANQIHVGSRWIAMGELSVHPAGERHEG, from the coding sequence ATGATGGAAATCCTCCTGCTACGCTTCGATGCCCCGCTGATGAGCTTCGGGGCGCCCATCGTGGATCAGTATGGATTTATCCAGCCCTATCCGGCGCTTTCCATGATGACCGGCCTGCTGGCCAATGCGCTGGGCTACACGCATGCCGAGACGGCCCGCCTGGAGCGTCTGCAGGAGCGCCTCCGCTACGCCGTGCGCGAAGACCGACGCGGTCAGCAGCTGCGCGACTTTCAGACGGTGGATCTATCGCAGCCGTTTCTGCATGACGAGCGGGCCTGGACCACCCGCGGTACGCTGGAAACCCGCCAGGGCGGTACGGCCAGCCTCGGCATCCACATCCGCCTGCGCGACTACTGGGCCGACGCCGTCTATACCGTCGCGCTCACGCTTGACCCACCGGACGAGCCGCCCACGCTGGCGGATCTCGAACAGGCTCTCCGCTTTCCGGCGCGGCCGCTGTTTATCGGCCGCAAGCCCTGTCTGCCGGCTGCGCCGCTTTTTATCGGACGCGTGGAGGCGGCCGATCTGCTGGATGCGCTGCGACGGGCGCCGCTGGACGCGCGGGCCGACCGCGCTGACTTCTATCGGGTCTGGTGGGAGACGGGCCCTGACGATCCGCCGCCCGTCGAAGGCATTCGAGAAAATCTGCGGCGGCCGGTTACCGACCGGCGTGACTGGGCCAACCAGATCCACGTGGGCAGCCGCTGGATCGCCATGGGAGAACTGTCCGTCCATCCAGCCGGAGAACGTCATGAAGGATAA
- the cas7e gene encoding type I-E CRISPR-associated protein Cas7/Cse4/CasC: protein MVSAFVQIHTLTAYPAALLNRDDAGFAKRLPFGGAIRTRVSSQCLKYHWRNFSGEHALYGLDVPRSLRSRETFKRCIARPLVEEGYPLRLVVAFALHLQKLIVSDESLSKTDFKKLMSDEVDDATLLDQLKSNQVIILGRPEVDYLTRRIRERLDALREVWADAAAPLSDEQLERVYQELQAIGKGELKKNLKGLYLAAGLDAALFGRMATSDVLARGDAAIHVAHAFTTHAEESESDYFTAVDELVAQEGEGELGSGHLNNQELTSGLFYGYVVVDVPLLVSNLEGVPPAAWQEADRTLAAEVVRRLLHLIATVSPGAKLGSTAPHAYAQFMLVEWGRSQPRTLANAFHRPVSLDGEGVLVNSYRALGRYVEQMDRMYGKLTERRLAAIDLPEAVQRQLQVDTLNAVPEIADWVAEKIQGGA from the coding sequence ATGGTATCCGCATTCGTTCAGATCCACACGCTGACGGCGTATCCCGCCGCGCTGCTCAACCGGGACGACGCCGGATTCGCCAAGCGCCTGCCCTTCGGCGGGGCTATTCGTACCCGTGTTTCGTCCCAGTGCCTGAAGTATCACTGGCGCAATTTTTCGGGCGAGCATGCCCTCTACGGACTGGATGTGCCCCGTTCGCTTCGTTCGCGCGAGACGTTCAAACGATGCATTGCCCGGCCGCTCGTCGAGGAAGGGTATCCGTTGCGGCTGGTGGTAGCCTTCGCGCTGCATCTGCAGAAGCTGATCGTTTCGGACGAGTCGTTGAGCAAAACCGATTTCAAGAAGCTGATGAGCGATGAGGTGGACGATGCGACGTTGCTGGACCAGCTCAAATCAAACCAGGTCATCATCCTGGGCCGTCCCGAAGTCGATTACCTGACTCGGCGCATCCGGGAGCGGCTGGATGCCCTGCGCGAGGTATGGGCGGATGCCGCGGCGCCGCTTTCCGACGAGCAGCTGGAACGGGTATATCAGGAGCTGCAGGCCATCGGCAAGGGGGAGCTGAAAAAGAATCTCAAAGGGCTGTATCTGGCGGCCGGGCTGGACGCAGCCCTGTTCGGGCGCATGGCGACCAGCGACGTGCTGGCCCGGGGCGATGCCGCCATCCACGTGGCGCATGCCTTCACGACGCACGCGGAAGAAAGCGAAAGCGACTACTTTACGGCGGTGGACGAACTGGTCGCGCAGGAAGGGGAAGGCGAGCTGGGCAGCGGGCACCTCAACAACCAGGAGTTGACGAGCGGCCTGTTTTATGGCTACGTGGTGGTGGACGTGCCGCTGCTGGTTTCGAACCTGGAAGGCGTGCCGCCGGCGGCCTGGCAGGAGGCCGATCGTACGCTGGCCGCCGAAGTCGTCAGGCGGTTGCTGCACCTGATCGCCACGGTCTCGCCGGGCGCCAAGCTGGGTTCGACGGCACCCCACGCTTACGCTCAGTTTATGCTGGTGGAGTGGGGCCGATCCCAGCCGCGCACCCTGGCCAACGCCTTCCACCGACCGGTATCGCTGGACGGCGAGGGCGTGCTCGTCAACAGCTACCGCGCCCTCGGCCGTTACGTCGAGCAGATGGACCGGATGTACGGCAAGCTGACGGAGCGCCGACTGGCGGCCATCGACCTGCCCGAAGCGGTGCAACGCCAGCTTCAGGTGGACACGCTCAATGCCGTGCCGGAGATTGCCGACTGGGTTGCTGAAAAAATCCAGGGAGGGGCATGA
- a CDS encoding P-II family nitrogen regulator, producing MKAIHAYIKRHKLSAVTLALRKLDTLTGVTVIDTRGFGRGRAENEPHRIVEDLVDYVPGVKLEIVCLDELVEEVVQIIQEKAHTGLRGDGKIYIYPVEDAIRISTGERGPSAV from the coding sequence ATGAAAGCCATACACGCCTACATCAAACGCCACAAGCTCAGTGCCGTAACCCTCGCACTACGCAAGCTGGACACCCTCACCGGCGTCACGGTTATCGATACCCGCGGATTCGGCCGCGGCAGGGCCGAGAATGAACCCCATCGCATCGTCGAAGATCTCGTGGACTACGTACCCGGGGTCAAATTAGAGATTGTTTGCCTGGACGAGCTGGTTGAAGAGGTCGTCCAGATTATTCAGGAAAAGGCCCACACCGGCTTACGGGGCGATGGCAAGATCTACATCTATCCCGTAGAAGATGCCATACGTATCTCAACGGGGGAACGTGGACCTTCTGCCGTATAA